The DNA region GACTAGGACTATACCCCTTTCCAGGACCATATTCTTCGTTTCCTCTGTATTCCTCTCTGGATTGTAAAACATTGCTCATCTCTTTGGCAGATGGAAACTGTGTGGCATTAGCTGACTCCTGGCTACATTGTGAAACTTCCTCTCCTTCAGTCCCCCTATGACCAGCTTCATCTCCACTAGACTgcaactttgaagaggttgaggCCATGGGTTGATTGGGATTTCCAACAAGCGGTACATTTGATAACGGAGTAATCAAGCCTGACGCCAAGTAAGAATCCAATTTCTTTTTTACAGAACTGTTCCAGTGGTTTTTTATGGCATTGTCTGTCCTGTACCCACAGAAAAACACAAGTACATTACAAATCTGCTTACCTATATAAACTGAAGAACGATGAAGCTAACCTATTCAAGGAACTCTGAAGCCATACTACCCAAGTCTATGCCACTGACTCCACAATGAAGTGGAAATTTGGGAGCGTGCCCCCTTTTCAACCTTCTCCCTACTTCGGGGCAaatttcattattattgttattacctTCCAGGTAAGAACTTTGTTAGTTCTGCCCATTTGTTTCCATAAATTTGATGAGCACGTATTAGAGCCAACTCCTCTTCCTGtgtccatgcttccttgtttatTGAAGGATTAAGATGATTATGCCACCTAatgaaagattttaaaaaattaccaATAAATATTAATGACATTGCTCCAAATCCttcaatttgaattataaagATACCCAACATTATTTATTTTGGACAATAAAACTCTAATCGTACTTGTCTTgtagaaaatactatttatacATCAAGTAATCATACCTTTCTCGACATTGCTTACCAATACGTCCAGGTAAACTCTGAGCAATAGTAGACCACTTTTTAGGCCCATATTGATTCACTAATTCGATAATTATTTCATCTTCCTGTTTACATTCATATTCATTAGTATTGTTAATATTAGATAAATACCTAAGCAGAAAACTTATACAATCTATATCATAAACAACTtcagaaacaaaataataacagaATAGAAATGGGAAGTAGAGGTTACCTCTTTAGACCATGGACCTTTGACAAGATCTGGATTTAGGACTTTCTGCCATCTATGCAGGCACTGGACATCAGTTCTATCCTTGAAACACTCAGCTACAGAGATAACGAAAGCAATTCAAACATTGAATAATCAAGTTGCACACAAAATGGGAGACGTGAAAGTGAATGAGTGAAACTACCAAACTGCTATGAgacctaaaataaaaattatttaaaaaaaaaaggcaaaagcaaagatttttcttttcatttaaatCTGCACAATTAGGTCTATTAAGGTCCAACTGAAGAACCCTGCTTAATAGACTTAATTGGACAATTTATTATTACCCTAGTGGACGACCGGATGCCAGTTGAAGTGGGTCAACAAAATGTTCTTAAAACATACTCAATGATACAAAAAATATTACCTATTTTTTTCCAATTCTTTCCTTTAAAACGCTGAACAGCTTTACGCAAAATCTCATCCTGCAAAACCAAAATCCATTATATTGAGTTCATAATTTAATTCATACATCTGTAGATATAACTATCAATAAATTTTAAAGTCCAAGATATAAAACCAAAAGAACTGAAATCCTAAACGCATACACATAATATGAAAGTAGCAAATATTTATATGAATATGATTTATATAAAAGGTAACCAGAATTTGAAATAGTAATCAAATTTACCTCTTCGGCAGTCCATTGTCCTTTTGTAGAACGCCTTGTAGGACCAGTCGTCCTCCTACAAACACACAATTTATTGGGAGAGAAAGATTAAGTTCACTTCCTCTGAGAGAAATAAATCCTTACTATGGTTAACTGCAAGGAAAGAACTATAGGAAAAGAGGAAACACGAAGGGTGATGAATGAGCTTCAAAGATAGTCAAGTTAATTGTTAAAAGGCTTTCAGCTAAGCACTAGCAGGGAAATGTCCTATAGCTGCTAGAGAGATACAGAAGAAGCACACTAACCTTTATACAAAAGGGTAATTATTAGATAACAAGAACAAGTGCAGTTTAAAAAATGAAGTAAAACATGAATGATCTGAAAATTACCCGTGCAATGCTCTAATTCTCTGAACACCATCAACTACCCCATTTGGTGCAGCAATGATTTCCCTGTCACCTTCCATAGTTTGTTGGCAGATAAGAAAAATACCACACCCCAATTCCCACTCGATTATAATTCTCTTTGCACTTGGCTCCCCAGATCATTATAGTCCCGCCCTTAAACATGAATCAGTATGAATCTGAGCTGAAACAAAACACAGAAATCACAATAATTTTCCATCAAACCAAACAATTCAACCAAGAATATTGAAATCTTCAACAAATTGCAGCTTCTAATTATATCATAAGCCTTCCCCGACTTGCATCACGCAACAATGCAGCATTTACCTAACCACCCACCAGCTTAATTACACAACTGAGCACTCAAATCGAACTCAATGAAGCTCAATTGAAACTTTCAATTTCAAGAAAGCTCAAGTTATCAACTTTTTCCCCCTTTTTACAACGAGACTAATTATTTCTATTCAAGTTAAACTTGAACGAAAACTGAGGAGCCATGTCAAATACAAAGCCAACGCAGATTTAATAGTGACTACGAATTTTGAATGAACGAAATCCAAATCGACCGTTAGATACTCACAGTACATTGCTTCAGAATGCGAGTGCGAGAAACAACTAATAACGCGATCGAAACGGCGCGCATCTGAAGATCCAAACGGGGATTGCGAAGAGAGATCTACGGATGCAGATTTTGGAAGaagattttagagagagaaacagaGTGAGCGAGTCAATGGAAGACAATCCAaacaatttttttcattcaaacataAAGGGGCGGGTCTATTTGGGTTTTCAAACCCTATCGGTTAAATGTCGAGCATGTTTGTGATTTCAACGGTGGAGATTTTGACACGTAGGAGTATAAGTTGTGTTCCTGTTCTTGTATGAAGCGTGCCGTCTTTTTAccgtctttttaaaaaaaaaaactcaacggGCAACTTATTTTATTGTCCAATTTTTGTGCTATTTTGGAAAGAGtccctctctttctctttatttCTTCAAATGTCCACCACAGATAACAGCGTTTTTAGTTGAGTTATTTAATGTTACATAATTTGATGTTTCCCTTCTACCTTCCGAGAGGGAAAAGgtgcaaaattttaaattttttttattgcctTGTACAGTTGTACTacttaagagaaaagaaaaagcaaaagtactaataagaataataattctAGTCTCAAATAAatgggatttttatttttataaataaaataattataataattatcgaaaaactaatttaaaaattatttatcaaaataaatatttctcTCATATTTCGTTTATACtttaaacgagataattttgtatatatctcgtttacaacagtgtaaacgagataagacaagTAAACGTGACACATGTATATTTTGTTTAAAGTGTAAACGAGAttcatgtatttttaaaaaaaattgaaaacaataaaaaatattaataatatcaataatctaaacttttagcatgcaattagtacataaaaagGTTAGTAgaagagataaaaattaaaatatgagaaGCGTAAAGTTGATGCACgataaataaaacacaaaaagatGAGATAACTGTTTGCCAATTGTTAGGAGAAGTTGATGGAGATAGTGGGAAGAGAATTGAAACGGTTACCTACTATCCCCATCAACCTCTCTTAATAATTGGTAAACGGTTATCTCatctttttgtgttttatttatcGTGCATCAAATTTCACACTTtccatcttttaatttttagaagtaaTATTTATTCTCATCATAGAACTTTACTTGAACAAGtacgaatattttatttttcaaatttaaatcaatgcaattggatcataatttaatctaaaattttgtaTGTACTCTTTTTAgtactaatttattttaatctcttctaccaacttttttatgtactaattatatgctaaaagtttagattattgatattattaatatttattattattttcaaaaaaaaattttaaaaatacatgtatCTCATTTTTACATGCAAAATCAtcttgtaaacgagataagagatatttatttcgataaatattttttaaattatttatttcggtaattattatatttatttaatttatgaaaataaaaaattccaaataaaTGTatatctatttttctattttattaaaatatttttttaataagtactttaacaaaaattatttttgatatggATAAATAAGTGGTATTTTTGTTGAATATTATTATTTGGAGAGTTTTGCAAAATTGTAGAGTTGTAAATATACTGATAAAACACGCAGGGATATCTGTGACGTCCACTAATTACTCAGGTGGTACATTGGTAAGtagaactttttattattttaatacaaaattgaattttgatttctcagcattaaaataataaaatattccaattaataactccattaaataaaagagagaataaatataaaaaggaaaaaggaattttgaacaAATTTAAGTGagatagagagaaagagaatttaaaattctctttattatttcaagaaaaaaaattttgatttcttagttaaaattaaaatgtttttCGGATTAATAATTCCATTGACTAAaagagaataattataaaaaagaaacagaattttgaataatttttaaaattacctaTTTTAGCTAGATAAATTCTTTATCAAAATCTCTTGAATTTTATAGATTCTTCCAATTATATACTTATACAGATTATTTGGtcgttaaaaaatttaattatactcTAAAACTTCTTTCCCTCGTTTAATATACACCTGTCGAAAAAGAAGGTAGGTAGAAAATAAGTACAAATTTTGCGGAGTATTAATTTGTAAATCACTCCTAAAGGAAGATTTTACATAAAATCACTATAGCTAAACACTTAATATATACTAGCATAAAAAGCGGGAAAGGtaggaaaaaatataaatttcgcCCAAAGAGAAACAAAAACTTGGTAGATTATAAAGAGAAGTGTGTTGACATGATATCAAAACCTAATAAGCTGAGAATACATCAGGCTACCATACAATATTCAGCTTCAACCAAAATCTGAAGAGACCCCAAAAGTTGATCTCTAAACTGCTATATTTAGAGTATTTAAACTTTCTGAGATTTGTTTGGGCGATTTCGTGATCCATTATCTCTAGAGCGTGCATGTTTTCCTCCTCTACCACCATGCCTTCCTCCCCTGCTAAaacattatattattaatattcttGGTTTCACCCCATCCATATAGTACAACTAAGAGGATGGGAATGAAGAAAAGAAACACAGAAGATTATGCTGGTCAAATTCAAGGCATTGCTTTGTGTCGCTACTTACCTTCCTCGATTACCCTTAAACTCGCGGTACTTCTTGTCTTGGTTTTTGCGGAGAAGGCTCCAGTATTCTCTTTCAGCCTCACCTGAGATCATAGACAGCAAATTGTAGCTTGAGTTTATCAACCAATCACAATTTAACTGTCAGCAAATACCACTCTGGTACTGATAGTAATCTCAACAACTATGCTCCTTCCaaagtccaaataaatttaaaaagaattttcattttttaatgcAATAAGCAATGGATGAAACACTGATAGAAACAATCACAAATAACGTACTAGAGAAAAATAGTTTTGTTCATGAAGCAGAAGTTTTTAACAGGTAAATAGGGCAGACAATATATCATCAGACAATGATAATTAGAAACAAATTTGAGAGTACAAATTAAAAACACTAAATGGTAAATATTCTAAAGAATTGCTTGCACCAACCAGTCACTGGATCTAGGATAGCAACAAAATTCTTCACAGGCAAGCCACCCTTATCAGTAAGTACCACAGCAGCACGAGCTTTCTGAGCAGCTTCAGCTTCTTCAAACCGGATGTATCCTGACTCATCTCCAATCGTGAAATCAATGAACTaaacaggaaaataaaaatacaagatTAACACACCAGCCTTATCCAATTCAAAAAGATGATGAAAATAACCAAAGATAAACTAGAAAAATAAGTATCCCTAAAAGTGATGGGGTCTCCGAAAGGGATAAGATATGAGTATGAGTTATAAGATACGTAAAATATTTTGGCTTAACCAACAGTATTATGTACCACCAGCTTCGTGAAGGGGAAAACATAAGTACCTTCACAGTACCAAACTTCTGAAAGATAACCTTCAAATCCTCACGCGAAACAACATTCTTGTCACCCTTGTAAGCAGGGGGTGAAATTTTTTCATCAGTTTCTAGACCCTTTTCTTCACTTTCAGTTTCCTTATCTTCACTTTCAGTTTCCTTTTCCTCACTTCCAGCTTCTTTTTCCTCACTTTCAGCCTCTTTTTCCTCACTTTCAgtttcctttccttctttttccTCACTTTCagtttcctttccttctttctccGCATTATTTTCTTTGTCATCCTCAGCACTTTCTGATGCCTTTTCATCACTTTCTCCAGCAGCAACTTCAGTGGGATTTGTCCCATCCGTTTTGTGGCCATTGCCATTGCCATTGGCCAGTTGATCAGCACCACCTTGGTTGGAAGGAACTTCATCTGAAATGCTCTTTAGTTTGAAGGCAATAATTAAGCCTTTAGGGAAGCTGGGACGATCATTAAAGAAAACAATCAGTGCATAATTCAATATTCATATATGGAGAGTAAAACAAAAATTGGCAGCTTCTTACTTGTCTTCTGCATTGGAGTTATTATTCTGGTGATTTGAGCCCACAGGAGGACGAGATTTTTCaaattcttctttttccttttctctctccacATCAAATTCCTTCCTGGATTCggtataaatacaaattattagcCAATATATGTTATTATCAGAAACCTGGTAGTCCTATTTTTTCCTAATAATCTCATATTCCAAAATTCTGTTCAGTAACAAAAGATAACATTGGAAGTGGCAGGGCAGTGAACTGAAATTCTTCAAAAGATTATgccaaaaagataaataaatgaaaaagatttataaAGTTCCTTTCATCTATTTTAAATTGAATATACTCCGTGTAAGGGAAAATTGGTCAAGTTAATCACATGCAATAGTACATAACAACTATGAGCATTCTTACAATCTTACTTTGGTTTTAGTTCTAACTCAGCCCCAGCATAGACcagtttttgtttcaaaattttttctacaTCTTCCTCTGATGAAAACTCAATGAGGGCGGTGCCACAGAAGAACCTTTTGTCTCCAACATGCCGGGGCAGACGAACACTATTgacctgaaaaagaaaagaacaatttCTCAACAAGAGCTTTAACAAACAACTTCTACATAGATTTTAATCCAGTTGACTCACAACAAACATCAAAACCCAGGACAAACAGATAAAGATAATGCTTTCTGGCAAAAGTATTGGAATGTAAATCATTGCTCTGTTGCTATCAATACCTTGGCATGTTGACCAAAGAATGCCTCCACATCTTCCATCTTCAAGTTATATTCAAATGGGGATGCAGCAACTGTTCTTCCCTCCACCTGCTCAATAACCTCCTCTGGTTTTGGAAGTTCCGTTGTCCTACCAACTTTTTTCCCTGAAACATCAAACATACAAATAGAAGGGTATGAAAAAAGGAacgaagaaaatatcattcaGCCAACCATTAAGATGACAGCGAGCAATATCATGTTCAGTGAAGAACTAATTTCAGAGAGCATATTTTGCAGCTGTATAAAACTGAAAATAACCCATCACTGTAAATCATTCTATTCTGTTACAATGTTGCACATATATGCTGAGTGCTGACACCAAGAAAACTTAAGGATAAAGGAAACCACTATCTCCAGCTCTAACCCAACAAAATACCTGTCAAATTTTGCATACTCCTTCCATCTGAGAAAatcaattctaaaatatcaaattatttacaCTACCTATAAATCACTTTTTGAACGTTTATCCTTACAAATTCCAAATTTCCAAGTCTACTAAACTTAAACAAATACAGAGCGGAACTCAGAATAATAACAAAAAACAGCGAGATATTGGGGAGATGAAACTGACCATCTTCAGAGATCTTGAGAGATGAAGAACTTCTCAAAGCTTGAGCAACAGCAGCAACAGTGTCTTTCGAAATCTCATCAGCCTTCACATCACCAAGATTAAGGTGCTTTCTCATTCTATTGAATGAACAAAGCAACGCCAAACTAACCACTGTGAAGTAACGGTCAAGAACAACAACTGGAAGGGGGAAAGTTCATTTCACACTACTTC from Arachis hypogaea cultivar Tifrunner chromosome 10, arahy.Tifrunner.gnm2.J5K5, whole genome shotgun sequence includes:
- the LOC112716161 gene encoding la protein 1, whose protein sequence is MCYYYTRFLVGAWEAPYVTKPPTKKLTVIDFRFKQLRQTQNPTIFSETLETLSPASSLCVSSSCSSMATPSLDEQTSKKVIRQVEFYFSDSNLPTDNFMRKTVSESEDGMVSLALLCSFNRMRKHLNLGDVKADEISKDTVAAVAQALRSSSSLKISEDGKKVGRTTELPKPEEVIEQVEGRTVAASPFEYNLKMEDVEAFFGQHAKVNSVRLPRHVGDKRFFCGTALIEFSSEEDVEKILKQKLVYAGAELELKPKKEFDVEREKEKEEFEKSRPPVGSNHQNNNSNAEDNFPKGLIIAFKLKSISDEVPSNQGGADQLANGNGNGHKTDGTNPTEVAAGESDEKASESAEDDKENNAEKEGKETESEEKEGKETESEEKEAESEEKEAGSEEKETESEDKETESEEKGLETDEKISPPAYKGDKNVVSREDLKVIFQKFGTVKFIDFTIGDESGYIRFEEAEAAQKARAAVVLTDKGGLPVKNFVAILDPVTGEAEREYWSLLRKNQDKKYREFKGNRGRGGRHGGRGGKHARSRDNGSRNRPNKSQKV